TGCTCCGCGCGTAGATCCGAATCCGTCCCTTCTGCCGTGAACGGCTGCATCGTTTATCTCTTCTTGAGATACGAGCGAGCCAGCGCATCCTTGATCGTGTTTCGGATGTGATTCCGCCCCGCTTCGATGTTCTCCCGCATCGCCTCGCGTGCACCTGCCGCGTCCTTCGTCAGAATCCGATTCAGAATCTCCAGATGTTGACGGCATGTTCTTTCGGCGCGTTCCGGGTTTTCAAAGTCCAGCAACCGAAACAGCGTCAAGCGCTCATTGATGGTTCGAAGACTCCGAAGCAGGAACGTGTTCCCGAGGACGCGGGCGAGGGTGTCGTGAAAGAGGGTATCGAGGATCGCAAATTCTTCTGGTTTCTTCGACGGTTCCTTCAGGAGGTCAGCCCACGTGTGCTGAAGGTCATCAAGATCAGCCTGGTGTTGTGAGAGCATATCTTGAGCGGCCAAACGCTCGACGGTATAGAGTTCCAGTGCCTGGCGCACTTCGTAGAGTTCTTCAATTTCCTCGGTCGTGTACTGCTTAACGACATAGCTTCGGTTGGGCAGTTTTCTGATGAAGCCATATGAGGTCAAGACGCGTAGCGCCTCCCGAATCGGACTGCGGCTCATCCCAAACCGCTTGCACAATCCATCTTCAGTCAACCGATGTTCCGGCGGGTAGTGCCAGTGGACGATCTCTTCCTTCAGTGTCGCCACGACTGCCGAGCTGAGGTTTGATGAGGCAGGTTTCTCCTGTGTGTCCTTCCGGCGGACCATCTTCTTCATGTGTGTGTCTCCATTAGTAGACTAGCGTTGTATACCGTCATCTTTAGCCCGCTGAGTAGATGGCGTAAGGGGACTCCATCTCGACGATCCGATCGTCTTTTTCAGGTTTACCAATAATACGGCCAGGGGTGCCAATAAGGAGACCAGTAGGGGCCCCAAGAGGGGCCAGGGCCGAGAGGGCGACGGATGCGTGGAACCTCTTCCTCCTGTTCGCTCCACACACGCAAACTGGTCACATGCATGAGCGGATAGCTGTACTCCGTTTCATCGAGCGGTAGGGTGATGGAACCGGCCATTTCACCCGTTACGGTGATGAACGTACCAGCAGGGATGGTTGCAGGGTCAAGGAACTCCTTCCGCAATGCGACGAACCGGCCTTGGGAAGTGCTAAGGTCCGTGGTCGGTTGAAGGGAGCCAGCTAACGGCAACTGGAGGATTTCAATTCTGGTTCCTTCTTTAAGTCGGCGCGCTCCCAGCACTTTGCCGCCGAACGTCACGGGTTGTCCGTTGTAAGACTCAGGTGCTGCTTTCACTTGCCCAAAGGTCAACGGAGGCGCGTCGGACGAGAGCGTCTCTGTGTGATCGCCGGTGAAGGCACAGCCGGAGATCATGATGGCAGAAGAGAGGCTTGCAGCAAGAATTCGGCCCATGGAAGCAATTATAACAAAGCACACAGGGGCTCTCCATCCGTTATAATAGCCCTGCCCAGTTAATCTGAGAAAGGAGTCGGACATGAAGAATCAGTCGAGATCGAGGTGGACGGCAGTGGTTTGGACGATGGGGGTAGTGGGATTGCTGCTTGCTCCAGTCGTGGCACAGGCAACCAAGCCGGAGCTGAAGGGGAAATTCGAGATTCTCAAGGATGAGACGTCCACCCATCAACCGGGAAAAGTCAAAGTCATCGAGTTTGCGGATTTCTATTGTCCGCATTGCCACCACTTCGAAGAGACAGGGGTTCCTCTGCTGGTGAAAGAATTCGGGAATCGGGTTGAAATTACGATGGTCGGGTTTCCGGTCATCCATGGGAAGCTGCCGACTCCGTTTGATATGTACGAGCAAGCCAAGATGATGGGGAAAGGCGATCAGATGAAGGCCGTCTTGTTCCGTACCATTCACAAGGAAAAACTCGATGGGGTGTTGGATCGCTCGATTCGCTCATTGCTGATCAAGGAGGTCGGCTTAGATGTGGCGGCATTCGAGGCTGGGATGGAAAGTGGAAAACCGGCCAAGTTGTTCGAAGAGGGCCGTCGCTGGGGTGAACGGATCAAGGTGTCTTCCACTCCGTCGATTCTGATTGACGGGAACATTAAGGTCGATGGCGTCAACATGACGCCGGAGAACGTGCTCACCATCATCCGAAGTATTCTTGAAGCCGATACGAAAAAGTAATCGGTGACGATTGGTGATGGCGGAGGCTAAGGCACAGGGCATTATTCAACGCCTTCTGGAGGATGAATCGGCTCTGAGAAAGTTTGTTCGTCGTCGGGTCGGCGAAGAAGCCCTCGTGGACGATATTCTTCAGCAAAGCTTCGCCCGAGCAGTCGCCTCCGCTCACTCCTTGCACAATGAGGAAAGTGTACTTGCCTGGTTCTACCGCATCCTTCGTCATGCGATAGCCGATTATTATCGTGCACAGGGAGCTGAGGCTCGCCGCAATCAAGCATTCCTGGAGGAATCGACCATTTCCGGCATCCTCCAGGAACCATCTTTGGATGAGGTGCAGGCTACCGCATGTGCCTGCCTTCACGATCTCATTCCGAGCCTTCGAGGAAACTATGCGGACCTCATCAAGCGCATCGATCTTGGTGGCGAATCGCCGGAACAGGTTGCGAAAGAACTCAAGATATCTCGGAACAATCTCACGGTTCGCTTGCACCGAGCCCGTCAATCCTTGCGGGCTTCTCTCGAAGACGCCTGCGGGATCTGCAGTAAGCACGGATGCCTCAACTGTTCCTGTGGATAACAGGTTGCCACGTCTCTCCAACTCGCATCGGTCTCGGTGGTTGTCCCCGTATTTTTGCCCCCTAATCATGTGTGTCTCTTAGTCTTCTGTAATATTTGACGACCTGCTCCGTCTGTAATGCTGAAGGCGACAATAAGTCGCCGTACGGGATACAATGAAAGGAGTTGGACGCATGGTGAATGAATCATCGGGCGGATGTTGCGGGAGACTGCATGC
The Candidatus Nitrospira nitrosa DNA segment above includes these coding regions:
- a CDS encoding DsbA family protein, translated to MKNQSRSRWTAVVWTMGVVGLLLAPVVAQATKPELKGKFEILKDETSTHQPGKVKVIEFADFYCPHCHHFEETGVPLLVKEFGNRVEITMVGFPVIHGKLPTPFDMYEQAKMMGKGDQMKAVLFRTIHKEKLDGVLDRSIRSLLIKEVGLDVAAFEAGMESGKPAKLFEEGRRWGERIKVSSTPSILIDGNIKVDGVNMTPENVLTIIRSILEADTKK
- a CDS encoding GntR family transcriptional regulator, with the translated sequence MKKMVRRKDTQEKPASSNLSSAVVATLKEEIVHWHYPPEHRLTEDGLCKRFGMSRSPIREALRVLTSYGFIRKLPNRSYVVKQYTTEEIEELYEVRQALELYTVERLAAQDMLSQHQADLDDLQHTWADLLKEPSKKPEEFAILDTLFHDTLARVLGNTFLLRSLRTINERLTLFRLLDFENPERAERTCRQHLEILNRILTKDAAGAREAMRENIEAGRNHIRNTIKDALARSYLKKR
- a CDS encoding Slp family lipoprotein — protein: MCFVIIASMGRILAASLSSAIMISGCAFTGDHTETLSSDAPPLTFGQVKAAPESYNGQPVTFGGKVLGARRLKEGTRIEILQLPLAGSLQPTTDLSTSQGRFVALRKEFLDPATIPAGTFITVTGEMAGSITLPLDETEYSYPLMHVTSLRVWSEQEEEVPRIRRPLGPGPSWGPYWSPYWHPWPYYW
- a CDS encoding RNA polymerase sigma factor; translated protein: MAEAKAQGIIQRLLEDESALRKFVRRRVGEEALVDDILQQSFARAVASAHSLHNEESVLAWFYRILRHAIADYYRAQGAEARRNQAFLEESTISGILQEPSLDEVQATACACLHDLIPSLRGNYADLIKRIDLGGESPEQVAKELKISRNNLTVRLHRARQSLRASLEDACGICSKHGCLNCSCG